The Telopea speciosissima isolate NSW1024214 ecotype Mountain lineage chromosome 11, Tspe_v1, whole genome shotgun sequence genome includes the window TGATTTTTGCAACAGAAAGTGAACTCCCATGTGAGATACTGCGGATAATCCGGGAAGATGCACTAGGCCTACCTGTCATAAGAAAATAGTGTGGGGGGAAGGATTGAGCTTAGAGAGAGCTGAGTGATGTTAGCCACTATGGCGAGGGTTGGGGTAAAGCaggaatgtcccccccccccattgtatTATGATTCTCTAGTGTTTTTATTGTTAATAAAATGCTAGGGGCTGTCCTAggtcccagagaatattcggggtaaaaaaaaaaaaaaaaacacaaagagtTTAACATGGTTTGACAAGAATGCCATCCACCGAAGAGAATCATAGATTTTTCACTAGCCAGAAACCTCTCTACATCACTCTTCACCTCATAAAGTGATCTCCCTTCTGTTTGTGTTTAGGGTTTTCCTCAAAGATACAATATATAAAGAACCCAGAAACCCTTATCTCCACACAATTATAATTTTACCGCGTACGTATAATAGATCCAAAACCCGAACCAATTATTGGGTCCCTAACAAGGTATCATTGCTTGGGACACTTAAAATACCTCAAAACCCATGAATTATTGGTTATTTTAAATCAGAAATGAACCTTAACTTTTGAGAAGCATGCATTTGGACCATTAGGTCATTTTTATTGcaaacacaaacacatacaAAACTACCTCTGACTATATATGTATACTTTTATGTCTTGTGTGAAATTATAGAATAcacaccagagagagagagactatggGGATAGTGAAAGCACATAAATTAAGTAGTGAATTCCCTTTCATAATGTGAATGAACAATCATCCAATGAGGTTGGAATATGGGTTCAGACTGCAAAGACCCATTGGCTGATTTGTCTTGTGTAAGAGCTTGTGTCACTCCCAGTGTCTTAAAGCCAAATAGGTAAAGGGTGTGTGAAGCCACTGAAGTAAAAAATGGTTTTATTTAGTAAAAAGGCAATACCTTACTTTTTCTTCCAACCATTAAACAGGTGGGTGTTTGGCTTTCACCATTGACAACTCCATTTCCCCTTCATCAAACCCTTTTTTTAGCTTCCAACCTAAACCCAGACATCAGACACCCTTTGAGGACCACACCAATAGCATAATAAGAAAGTCAAAAAAGCTGTTCATTGCCAAACAAGCCCCCCATGCCACACAAACTGTGATAACTATTTTTCACAAACTTGTAAAGAATCAATTCTCTAGGTAAGCTGTCAACAAGGGCTAGAATTAAATTCTTCTCTTGAAACACTTTAAGTAATAAATGATAATAATTATTGAAAAGATAGATACCATCTTTTTCCTTTGGTTAATATCTTTCACATTCAATATAGAACCATTTAAAATCAGTCACCCAACTTTCCTACACAAAAGGCCATTCCTTCTTAAATTTTATTAATCACTTAGGGTTTAAGCAATTTGTGAGTATCACACTCTGTCAATATTGAAGGACACGTATCAGTGTTCTTCTCCTTGAGTTTCCTATGTATGAGAGAGGTCAAAGTCATCATCAAATTGAAAATGTATAGTGAATGATCAAGTACACACGTGTGCCTCAAAAGACATGTCCCTTTCCATTTCTAAACACTGTTAAATCCTCATTAGTTTCCTAATGTAATTATTTGATTGATGAAGTGGGTGTTGAGAGTACAATGTCTTGTATAAAGTTGCTTGTgtttgtgggttgattccaAAATGCCATTAAGAGGCTGTAGAGCCCGAGGTCAGCCTCCCGAGGTTCAGAGGAATCGATCCATTTCATGTGTTTTCTTCGTTACTAGGGTACGATGAACAGGtcttgagaaattttttttagggttatatGGTATTTTAGTAAAGTGTACCTGTATAATGTTGCTATGAATTATAACGAGATTACAAGtggttgtaaccctattcttcattgatagtgaagcaTATCTCATCTTACCATAGATATAGGTAATCTTGTAGTACCATGTAAATCCTTGCATTGTGTAACTGTTTTgaaatttccattcttttctgcatcgtttTGGAAACCCGTCTTCGGGTGTGATCATTTGTCTCCTAAAAGAAGATCAGCATTGGGGCCCACCTCTCACTTTTAATTTGTACATATATTGTTTTTAATTGGTGCAAATAAACTTTTACATTTGACAAGAGtggtaaaaagaaaagaaaaaagaagaagaaaacaaagaagggaaaggaaagagatGATAGTAAACTTATGGTGGTCCAATATTAGACCTATGTAGAAAGTAATTTGTAGCTAAGCCATCATGGGTAAGGTGAGCTTTGATCTCTATTGATACTAAGAAGTAGACTATTGCAATGTAAAGCAATGGAATGGATGGATAACCATAATTGGCAAACATAGCATCTCTCTTAAGTATGTTCTTAAAAGATGAAACACATCTATTCACACCTTATTGAGGTGAGTTTTCATAAGAAAGTCCCAACATaattaactctctctctctctcaatttgatTCCATATATACATGGATAAAGCATTGTAAAGATATGGGCCACAAGGGGACCCAGAAAGGAAAGCCCAATCCTTAAAAGCAAAAGACACCCACTAGACACTATAAAGGCATATCTATCTTGGAAATTGGAAATTATATATAAGAAGCTCCCAGTGCGCACTTCAATCCAAACTGACTTAAAATCAATAGCAACATCAGTGATGGGACCAGAATTTTAACCtcaaatcttctttttttttttgttttttggatagAATGAAGAGGATAAGCTTTACCATCTCTATGGATTCGATTACATGGGTAGGGTGATGGCCTATCACATTTATGCCATCAATAGGACTGCCATGGGCTTGGTCTGCCTTAATGGGGTATGGGCCAGGCCCATGGAGGAGGCTTGTCTTGCTTTCCTTCTCTGAATTTACAAGTCCATGGTCTTGAAGGGCTGGGCTTTGGTTGAAACCTTTGCACAACCAAATGCATTCCTCAGTGGCTCAGCCTGACTGCAATGGTGAATTTTGGTACATGTTCAGAGCTCTCTTAAAGCTATACGGTAAATGCACCAGGCAGGCTAATAGAGAAAAGTTGCCCCAGCTTAGCCCATAACTGAAGTGGTCATACTGGTCCTACAGCTAATCGAGGATAGGCCCAGCTCGGCCCATCTGTAAAGATAACCCATTTGGTAGGGGTTTCAAAATGAAAGCGGAATTGAAAAGATCGATCGGACCAAATTGAAAAACTGAAACCAAGAACACCGAACTCCTTAGTGGGTCGGTATTGGTTCTCATTTTTAAAACCGCAAAGGGACCAAAATCAGCAAGACCGACCGAATGAAACGAAACCAAAAAAGCATAAGAGACCGTTAAGAGAAACCGAAAAGGGACCAAAACAGACCGAACCGATAGTTGTTAGATGCTAAAAActgtgggggtgggggaaagGCCGAAATCAGACTGAACTGACCATTATAGACCCTTACCATGCGGTTTAAATTCGATGGGGGAGGCGTAGCCCGGAGATCAGTTGGTTTAAGTCTAGGTTTGGTCCAATGTTTTGAAAGTGCTGGACCCTAGCCTGGACCATGGTTGAGATTAGACTATGTTTAGGCCAAACTCTTGATGGCAAGACCTGCTAATATCCATTAAACACATGCGCACATATACGCCAACtatcaacttgagatatctatgcaaaattaccaaaaaaaatttgagatgatacatcacaactaaggccatatttggtatgatttctatttcaaattcagattgatttcatgaaatagtcaacgaatagatttttggtcaagaaattgaaattgttttggttgtattaatatgaaatatttcaagaataaaaaaaaaaaaaaatccatttggtaattcaatttctaagaatagattctctatatttctttgggaagggtggtggtggtggcatagGAGTGGTGAGAgtgtgagaccattaggagctGAAATCAATTGGAATATAAATTCTGAAATACCTAAGGAAGACCAACCCAAAATACCCAATGTACACAACTTTAATTTCTAGGATGGCCCCATGTCGGTCCATGTCCAAAATTGGATTATTAGGCCAGTAAAAGATGGGCCAAAACAATCCCACACCAGTTCATTTTTAGAGTCCCAGCCTCATCCGCTAATAGAGAAGGGCCAAAATGTGGAGATGGGGTGTGCGAGAAGGGGGGGCTACGATTTAGCATATGTAATGGATTTTAACGATTGGGtcacttttatttaaaaaatctcCAAATCCTGGCTTAATAAAGGTGGGGGAAAAAGCCCTGCACAAAGGGCTTAAGGGCACTGTGTGTACCTGAGAATCAGATGGCTAGAGGCTCCTCCAAATTATACATATTTGTTTCATCTTCGTCCAGGACCTGGGTTGTGGAGAAGGAACACCAGCTTGCCCTCATCTGGAAGTATTGCAAATCTCTCATCCGAACTTTAAGAACAATTGTTTAAGGGAAGGATCGGGTCAGGACCGGGTGCAAAAAGATCGGTCAGGGAATGGAAGAGGTGGAAGAAGAGTAATCGAGGCAGGAGGAGATCTTGGGAGTTCAGAGTTAAAAACAAACATTTTGAACCTTATTTCTCATTAAGATTGTCTGCCAAGATATAAATATGAAGCATAAGGTAAAGGATGCCTAATAAAGAACCTGTGGAAAGGTGCAACCCTTCAATCTTCTAAAACATTGAATGCCTTGTGAAGGTAGAATCACTGCATGGCACTTTGACTGGAGTCCTCATCTTCATCCAGGCATTGCCCAAACTTTTTTTGCACCACTAACATAAACAAAACTTATATGATGGACAAGCTCCGTAGATCAGTACAAACGATGGTTGAGCTTGGTCACACACTTCGACGGTTCAACTATAGTTCACCACAATTTCCACAGTCCATCATTGATAGTTGATACAGTTCTTGATTTTGTATACCTGCCAGAATTCAAACATCTTCTAAGGTGAACAAGGCATCAAAGATCTCTTCAATAGTGTATTGTAACCCTTGAGCATGGTCACCCACCAACTGATAATCCCTTGTAGCTTAGGAATAGAATATAGATTCCAAGTTCACCGGGTACAGAATCAAAAGTATTAAGAAGGGCTGCAATAGTGAGCAGCCGGCTGTCAGGACAAGTCTCAGAAAAGACCCAGCAGTAATAACATTGCCATCAGCAGTCTGTTGAAGTAGAACCACCACAGTTTATTTATAGAATTTACCACACCAGTTTCTTTATCTCTATCTTCTCCAAGTAAAGAGCAGATTGTCTCACTATGTATAACAATAATATacacaaaaaaaggaaactaacaTGAAACAACAAAGCTATACCATCACTACCTTCAGAAGACTCGAGGTATATAGGACAACATACATACAACTCTTGCTAGAATTTTCCTTCAGTCAACCTTATGAGCTCCATGATGATGGCGAGCTCGTAGAGCAGCAGAATATGCTGAAACTGCTGACCCAGTCATAGTCAGTGAATGTTTGGCAAGGCCCATGCTTTTCTTTGTTGCCAACCACACAGTCCAGAAGAATCCAATCCAACCTGTACAAAATGCTAAAACTGAATTATTGGTTCCCTAATGTAACTAAATTAACAACTATCAAACAAGCAAACTAGTTGAAGTTTTTGCAAAATATCAACACATTATGCAGAATGAAGGCCTTTGCCAAGGGCTAGCAACTTTCAATTAATGTTAGATGGAACCTTCCAAATGGGTGGCCTGTCCATGTCAGACACTCCAGACTCCCATCTACTCCATGGATTCTGGGCAAAATGTCTGTATTTTGTTTcctctgtttttgtttgttcaGCATAACTGAACACCTAGCATACTCTACGAACAACATTTTCTACCACAGAAAGTTTCGAGggaaatatgttcatttacaTTACCTGCCTTTACAGGTATGTAAATGATATGATTCAGAAGATATATCAACATTTTAACCATATagtctcgtgcactgggtacgccccttTAGTACTTATATTCCCAGAGGAGTCCCCAAATCAAATTTTACTGAGTCGGCCTCCAAAGATGTATTGGATTCCAACTCCCATGTCTATGTCCTTGCAGCATGCTTTCTAGTTTCTACTGGATGTACAATTATCCAAGTCAGCTGCACTCCAATGATTAGGATGTCATTGTCACAGAGCTGGTCCAGCTTTTAATTGTTCAAATTGAATAAATGGCCCAGGAAATCAAACTTGAAAATCTGGATTGTCGTCAGAGAGCTGATCTAGCCTTTGATTGCTTACGGTAAATAAAAGGCCCAGGACTCAAAAGTTGAAAGCCTGGCCCACCAGGTAGCTATTCCTTCGGAGCACAAAGTTTGGAAAAGAAGGCCAATTGAAAATGGCATTGTGAAATCAAAGGCCACCCCAGTATGCTGGGCCCATGCTACCATGATCTTGAGCCTTCTAGAAGGTGGATTATAAATGGAGATGTCACAATCCAGACAATAGCAAGGGACTGGGCCCATATGAAAACGGTCAATATATGGCTTAAGCAGACCATGACTCAGTCCAATCCCACCAATGGCATTGCAGGCCCGTATGGAAACTTGGGAAGACTTTGACAGCACAAATCATTAAATAAGGCAAGCTGCATAGTTGATTAGAGAACTAAATGAATGATAGCAATCATCCAATCAAACAATCTACCAGAAAACGCAGATGGGACCCACCCAATATATTCCTACAGCAGCAATATTGGACTATTGCAACAATCCATCTATAAAGGTTTCCCTATAATGCTCACTAGGTCCTAAATTGATCCCATGAATAGAAATTACTTTTTCTGCTTAtcgaaaagaaaataatttcaaGAGGCCATTTGCtccatggatgtaggcaagttGCCAAACCACATTACAGCTtgtgtttgtatatatatatatatatatatatatatcaaaaagCGTCCCAGTGCATGAGACTCCTACCACTGTAGGGTCTGGGAgaggcaaatgtacgcagctgtacccctgctttgcaggagaggctgtttccatatatatatatatatatagtgctCTTCTACAGTATAGGTATGCTACTCTAAGTAGACCTACCAACATTGTAGTGCTTGAAAGGCAAGGTGTGCATATGACTCTGTGGTTTTGTATGATTATGGGCTGTCTGTTTGAGAGGTTCTGCGATTGAACGCCAGCAATATCATCACCTGAGATTTGTGAGATAGAGGTATCAACTTTTTGGgttcactgattcacccccccctcctcctctctcaGTGACCATCTCAGTCTAACATCGACTAGATTAAGGGAAGCTTTGCACAAGGAGAGGAAGCAACCTCTAGAGGATGTCTAGAGGATGTCTTTCCAGATGAGCATGTCATAATTTTGGGTATATTGGGGATTGGACCTATCTAATGACAGGTTGAGATAAAGCAGAGTTTATTGTTGTTGGACCTATCAAATGATAGCAAACAATATCTATGTTCTAATTAGACCACAATCTTCAGTTTTCTAATCACAAGAATGAATGGAATGTgtaaacaaaaccaaaaaggcAGAACATGTAAACAAGAGAGAACCTGTAGCAATCAGAACAGCAATGATTGTTGAGACTGTTGCAGTGGCAATTGCAAAAGCAGCCACTGACAATGCTCCAATGTAAATTGCCGTCACACAGGTGAAGAAAATAGCTAAGAAGCCTCCTGCAGCTGCtaaagagatgagaagagagaCAATAACTGCATTGGTAGTTGCTGCcagaaagaaaagtataaaaacCAGCAATCCTGTCAAGGACAGAAGAATGATGGTTCCAACCTGCAAATTATTAGAAAGAGATGTCAGAAGAATGGATTATGAAAACCGAAAACAGGAAAGAAAACACCACATAAAAATAACTGACTTTATAAAAGAGAAATCCAAATGTCAGGGTTTCACAGCTTTCCATCATAGATTTTCTTAGTTACGGAGTTCACTGAGTCTATCAGATAGATGGAGAAATATCAGTTGTTCCACAAGGACCCGAAAATATGGATTGACAAGCATGAAATTCAGACAATATAACTTAAAACTGCACTAAGAAATTGACAAGCATGAAATTCAGACAATATAACTTAAAACTGTACTAAGTAATTAAGTGGCAAATATGGGATGGAAACCGACATAGAAGCCCAAGAAGGTTCACGATCTCAAATTAAGTACAAGTAATACTTGAAGTTGTAGCTTAAATAATTGATAATTTCTTAGGAGCAGCAATTAGGTCAGCTGGGATCCTCAATGAAGGATTGAAATGCCCATAGTGAAATATGGTATCCACCAAGAGAAAATATGAAATGTGTACCTAGCATGCCCAACAattatgaaaagaaagaaacccaattcatttttcttttatcatttcCTCACCCCCTTATTCCTCTATTAGATTAATTGTTACCAATACTTGTTACCAGAGTTTGTCACTGCCTACTCTGAAATCCATTCAAAACCTGGGAAAAACAGCAGACCAATACATCGGCCATAACTGATTACTAGTAAGAAGTTCTCCAATTGTGACAACACCAATTGAGTGAggggaaataaataaataaagagtaaaTATTGCAAGGTCAGGCACTGCCAGGACCCTTTCTCGCAAATCATCCATTTCTGCCACATGGACTAGACATTTGGTCCTTTTCAATGTTGGATGGATAGGGAATCTCCTCAAtgggccacatgtcaaattggGTGGCCTATCTCAACCACATCGCACATCTATGGGTTATTGATGGTTTTCATCTTGTTTTCCTAACAGCCTTTGTTATTTGGACAGACTTGAATATTTCAAACAAAGTTCAGAGTAGTAATCAGACATATGGTAATGTCAGGGACTAAAGATCAACCATGACTAGTGATGACCTGGACAACACATCCACAACTTCCAGCATCAACAGAAACTGTCTTGGAAGAAAAGCTGCCTCAGCTGGATCCAAGCCCCCatgaataaatataaatataccaggattgttaaaaaaacaaaaagaaaagaaagaagcgGAATAAAAAGGTTTCCCCCATTGACAACTGATTATTCATAGTGTCACAATAAACATCTCTGACGAAGACAATATGACCAATCAGATGCACGTGTGCTCATAGAAAAATTACCACCATTAAACTAtgataaaaagaagggaaaaggctgggcacgccGGCAGGGTGCCcagcatgtgtcatcctcttCTTCCCCCCTTTCGAAAAGACCCCTTTGCCATCCTGTGTCCAGCCCTGTGATTGGTGCATGCCGCTAGCTTACTGAAAACTGACGGCATACCCAACCTTCTCCCTAAAAGGAAAATAGTAGCATAATGTGATAATATtgcactgaaaaaaaaaaaaataaagtatagAGGATGGAAAACATGCTCAGTCATAAGATCTAGCTAAGAAAATCCACAAGACAGCATAGAAATTGCAGCAAACAACTGATAAAGCAGAACACATCCATCCTCCACAAAACTACCCCCCTCCAAATAGAATGTGAAATTGAGGAAATTATACTAGTGTCATTGAAAACAATACTATACCCCTGTTGATCATCTCTGTAGAGGCCAACTCACTCTGTGTTCGGGTCATCAATAAGTGGCTTGTTGTCTAAACTCCGATATGAGTTGTGTACATAAGATTCTTGTTCGATCTCATCCCTCTCAACTAACTCTTTAAATCTTTCCTTATAGAAagaaaatcccccccccccccttcaccACTAGGAATATGATTCTTCAACTACTTAGCATCTAGTTCCTACTCAGAGGTTAGTCAACTATTGAGTGTAGAGTGTTATTCCGCCGCATATCTCATAAAAGTGTTGTTCTAGGGATTACTTATCAACTTGTGTTTTCACTAGCTTGATCATATGTTGATTTCCTTAAGAGGTTGCGCTTGTTTTAACCCTAAGTCCTCCTATAATAGTTTGAATCCCCTAATGTTGCATGAGGTAAGATTTATGGATTAAAAGTTTATTTCTGGCACCCCTATTCCTCAACAGCTCCTACTCATATGCTACTAACTTAAatgagaaagaaataaaattacaaacatGTTCTTATAAGAATtgatatccccccccccccccaacatacaaattttacatgtatatAGATCAAAATAACCTCACTAGATATTCCAACAATGAACTCCTAAAATCTAGCCACGACATTCTGGCATGCAAGGTAAATAAGAAGCTTTCAAACTGGACCCCATGAATACCTTTATCTAAATAAACTacttacaaaataaaataataccTGCCCTATACTTCTAACCATTGGGCCCCacaaacaaattaaaaactagtctatttctaatttttaaaaagtattcTATATTTTGGGCCCATGGTATTAGAATGCTCCCAATTAACAAATACAAATCCAAGACATTGATTTTGAAATCAAGCCAAATCAAACATAGCTGATCTTACCCCTGCAATAGACGTAGCTCTTGCATACGATTACAAAAGACTGTAAATAGGACACAAACTAAGCCTAAAACTCCTTTAGACAATAGTTTGCTATGAAGGTAGTCTACTGCTGCTAAAACTctgaataaaataagaaagaaacaacttaaacaagGTTGGACTCATAGAGACCTAATCCAAACTAACTaaaacactataataaaatttaaaaataaagaaagaggaCACTATCTTGACTgactaataaagtaaatcccatATTCTACttcctacccatattttaggcacATTAAAGTAGGCTATGACAGTGAAAAtccattggaccaaaggcccaacacaagGCTTATTTCCCCTACAATAAGCCcattttatctgatttttctgCATCACATAGCTGGATAGGTGTCCAAATACAAAGAATCCCATGAAACTCCTGATCTAGCCAACTTATCAGCAGAGTTGATGGATTTTGTATAatgtttcttctctcttttttttttttttttggggggggggggggggtggggtttcAAAATAAGTAGAAACTCTGTAATCTGTATTAATGCTTATTCAAAAGGATGCAACCTATGAAAGGATAACATACAACCAAAACAGAGACCTTAAATGGAGGATCCCGTATATGAAaatgttgaagtactgttcacgtgaacagtgatttggttgatatgtgtatcttctattttcctagtcctagttggagtcctagtttctaattatgtcaagtcctaattctactgtgagttgttaatcttagtttcagtttgagttgttagttctagttcttttcctattgtaacttggaatcctatcatgattaggaattcctaatctgattaggagttcccctttctattgtaatttcccataatagaggggcttacctatcaattaaataatttaagcattacaatcaattcttcttccatcttctcttctctctcaagttactggttacaggtcctaggttttctacatggtatcagagcactaaccaattgccggtttgagagtcgtttttAGTTTTCCGGTTTTGTATGAGTTTCATATACTGAAGATGAGTATTTGATGAAAATCAATCATTACCACTACTGTTTATGCTTTGCTGTTGTCTGTTACTCTATCGATTTCTAGTTGCTGCTATCATCGAAGATGGATTTTGTTTCGAAAGGTGGTTTCCGATAAGTCGAAAGGACAGCCCCCGAAGAACAAGGGGTTCTTCTACCGCCTTGCAATTTTCTAGACGAGGGAAGATTATTTGCTGTTGTGTCGAATCTGCTGGAAGATTTCTGGGTCTTTTCTACTGCTGCTACCGCTATCATTACTACTGGTTGATAAAAATCCTGTGGCTGCTATCTTGCGATTCCTCATACCAGAGGACGatactctattttttttgggagattttTCTTCCCATTGATTTCTGGTTTCCACCATGTTTGGCCAGCAGATCTGTTCCAACTATTGCGGCATCATTGCCCTCTATAAGAAAGGCACTCGACTGGTATTTGGGGTCCATCTGACCCCCTGATATTCTGTTTTTGACTCTCGACTGGTGTTTTTGGAAGATTTTCTCTGGTTTGATGCCCACTGCTGCTGTATTTGTTGCTGCTGTATGCTGCTGGTTTATGGTTTATGATCTCCCTGGTCTTCGGGTTGCTGCTATCTACTCAATCTACTGATAGATTGTATCTGCCCTAATCGATTTGCTGATTGCTACCTCAAGTCGATGCTTTTGCCGCTGTCGATTCTTCGAAGCCACCTCCTTTCCGCCTCTGACTGCTGCTGCTATGGTTCTGTTATTAACTGGATTGAAGGATTGGTCGATGGCTGCATCGATTCTGCCCAGATTTTTGAATCAGTTCTGTCCAGCAATTGGGAGATTGTAGATTGGAGTTTCtactggttcttcctttttgaagatcaatcaagtcccttctcttctctctctaaggCTACTACTGATGATCTGGTTTCAAGGGTTGATTCTTGTTGGCTTCGATTCCCTTGACACTTCCTACTTTGGTTACCGCCCCCAATCTTACTGCCGTGGTGTTCAAGCCTCTGTTCCAGCAAAGTGTTTGGGTTTGCCTTGGGTGTTATGTCGTGGAGAAGGGTACTTCAGCATAATGACAAGTATGCCCATTTTCATTATGAGTAGAGTCCTATTCACCCTCTTATGGTATTAGATTTACGTAGTTAACCACTAATCCTTTAGTTATTTGGTTTCCCCTTTACTGTTTGGTTAATTACAACTATGCCATCTTCACTtatcctcccttgtccttattttacttttcattcCTAGTTTACCCTTTTGCCTAGTTGGGTTTATAATTGGATTTCAATTTAATtgcaattctgccattccccAACTAATAAATGTTAATTCCCTTCATGTCCCCTTGCTTCATTATTTTCCAATAACCCCTTGacaattctggttatttacggaactgccattactttttaatacattcc containing:
- the LOC122646529 gene encoding uncharacterized protein LOC122646529, with the translated sequence MAETNGTESTETLNGEAPPSDKEEKNWRGLPILEIESVKIENRREQETLFGVLHRFFAEIFFLDPNSSAASSSLLERIKASVSHNAPLLCQGFKNSSQDLLQWTRRGSPLRAILVVSVGTIILLSLTGLLVFILFFLAATTNAVIVSLLISLAAAGGFLAIFFTCVTAIYIGALSVAAFAIATATVSTIIAVLIATGWIGFFWTVWLATKKSMGLAKHSLTMTGSAVSAYSAALRARHHHGAHKVD